A genomic window from Polyangiaceae bacterium includes:
- a CDS encoding 50S ribosomal protein L11 methyltransferase — protein MSSTHVWRISCTTTESKADAIVDALFELGATGVDLTPQGDEFELCLYAETKQIALRYQAELRRSAPDVTPALARVSRDEWLAPWRESLAPVEVTSGYWLVPTWLEFAAPAGARVLRIEPDLVFGVGSHPSTQLSAAAVVRTCNERRGRSVLDVGTGTGVLAMIAAQEGAARVLGTDIDPRAVRSARRHAKLNSLAGRARYTERPLQRIQDTFDVVVANIERPILDALAEDLARVTRSHLLLSGFLLDDVDPLRERFEQLGLGRSQVDSFEDWAHLSLQH, from the coding sequence ATGAGCTCCACCCACGTTTGGCGAATCAGCTGCACTACGACGGAATCGAAGGCGGATGCCATCGTGGACGCGCTGTTCGAGCTTGGCGCCACGGGCGTCGACTTGACCCCCCAGGGCGACGAATTCGAACTGTGCCTGTATGCAGAGACCAAACAGATAGCCCTCCGCTACCAGGCCGAGCTGCGACGCAGTGCGCCCGACGTGACGCCGGCGCTGGCGCGCGTCTCGCGAGACGAGTGGCTCGCACCATGGCGCGAGTCCCTCGCGCCCGTCGAGGTCACGAGCGGCTACTGGCTGGTCCCCACTTGGCTCGAGTTCGCGGCGCCTGCGGGCGCTCGCGTGTTGCGCATCGAGCCAGACTTGGTGTTCGGGGTGGGCAGTCATCCCTCGACCCAGCTTTCGGCTGCCGCGGTGGTGCGTACCTGTAACGAGCGCCGAGGTCGTAGCGTGTTGGACGTTGGCACCGGCACCGGAGTGCTGGCCATGATTGCCGCGCAAGAGGGCGCTGCACGGGTGTTGGGCACCGACATCGACCCGCGCGCCGTGCGCTCGGCACGCCGCCACGCAAAGCTCAATTCGTTGGCCGGACGAGCGCGCTACACGGAGCGACCGTTGCAGCGCATCCAGGACACCTTCGACGTCGTCGTCGCCAACATCGAACGACCGATCTTGGACGCCCTCGCCGAAGACCTGGCGCGCGTCACGAGAAGCCACCTCCTGCTGAGCGGCTTCTTGCTCGACGACGTCGACCCGCTGCGCGAGCGCTTCGAGCAGCTGGGTCTCGGACGCTCGCAGGTGGACAGCTTCGAAGACTGGGCCCACCTCAGCCTGCAACATTGA
- a CDS encoding trypsin-like peptidase domain-containing protein, whose product MSGVRLRSAIVPLLTFMVAGCAPRQPVHTSTWGGSEAPSKYDELCGGDSDCVQACDAAGEDPSLQGECDALIQKADRQTVLYSRSHDDQAGATGGWVPASNSTLTPAQIAARSRRAIVSIQAGSSFGTGFAVWRKGWVATNLHVVAGEKDIRVTLADGTKHRVLDVRGLDVDRDLVVLRIQADLHALTLGSPDDVSIGERVVVIGHPLGLEATVSDGLVSAARKMEDGSHVFQISAPISPGSSGGPIIDEHGRVIAIATFLLRGGQNLNFGMSSEYLKPMLKRRFVLAPEKFATKTMPYRVDHSKPAARNVPDFPLSILTGCAGADLDAMRRLVEQASAAAGTMFDASQLAGAAHVYLGASVDLRAKLSQACSGVATELEDLKRRVESLRDDEKAAQLRDAFEGLARVLEKHDKLGR is encoded by the coding sequence ATGTCGGGCGTGCGACTCCGTTCGGCTATCGTTCCCCTTCTAACATTCATGGTTGCCGGCTGCGCGCCACGGCAACCCGTGCATACGTCCACGTGGGGCGGATCCGAGGCCCCATCAAAGTACGATGAGCTGTGTGGAGGCGATTCTGATTGCGTCCAGGCTTGCGATGCTGCCGGGGAGGATCCCTCGCTCCAAGGCGAATGCGATGCCCTCATCCAGAAGGCTGACCGACAGACTGTCCTCTACTCGCGGTCCCATGACGACCAAGCTGGTGCGACAGGCGGCTGGGTCCCAGCGTCGAACTCGACTCTGACGCCGGCCCAGATTGCGGCGCGCAGCAGGCGCGCGATCGTCTCGATTCAGGCCGGGTCCTCCTTCGGGACTGGATTTGCCGTCTGGAGAAAGGGATGGGTCGCCACAAACCTTCATGTGGTAGCGGGCGAGAAGGACATCCGCGTGACCTTGGCGGACGGAACCAAGCACCGTGTCCTGGATGTACGCGGCTTGGACGTGGACCGGGACCTAGTCGTGCTGCGGATCCAAGCTGACCTGCACGCCCTGACGCTCGGCAGTCCAGACGACGTGAGCATCGGCGAACGCGTGGTGGTGATCGGTCACCCCCTCGGCTTGGAGGCAACGGTCAGCGACGGCTTGGTCAGCGCGGCTCGCAAGATGGAGGACGGAAGCCATGTCTTTCAGATAAGTGCGCCCATCTCTCCAGGTTCATCGGGTGGGCCAATCATCGACGAGCATGGGCGAGTGATTGCCATAGCCACCTTCTTGCTCCGAGGCGGACAGAACTTGAATTTCGGAATGTCGAGTGAGTACCTGAAGCCAATGCTGAAGCGTCGATTCGTCCTGGCACCGGAGAAGTTCGCGACCAAGACGATGCCCTACAGAGTAGACCACTCCAAGCCAGCGGCACGTAACGTGCCGGACTTCCCGCTTTCTATCTTGACTGGTTGCGCCGGTGCGGATCTCGATGCCATGCGACGCTTGGTGGAACAGGCAAGCGCGGCTGCGGGAACGATGTTCGATGCGAGCCAACTTGCGGGGGCAGCGCACGTCTACCTAGGAGCAAGCGTCGACCTTCGCGCGAAGCTGAGTCAGGCCTGCTCGGGAGTGGCGACGGAGCTGGAAGACTTGAAGCGACGTGTAGAGTCCCTGCGAGATGATGAGAAAGCTGCACAGTTGAGGGACGCTTTTGAGGGCTTGGCGCGCGTTCTGGAGAAACACGACAAGCTCGGTCGCTAG
- a CDS encoding MYXO-CTERM sorting domain-containing protein — protein MTPLRSRLTLAAGSALAFGLVLASPPMVSTADGCAGGGAVEAWNSAEYAPGTVLPTDGLVVIRGHRNSLAVASAPMTVTVTDSSAQPVPGSLSMEAVEPNRGYAVWRPAAPLQAGASYTVAWHFEQPYTDVDDSASFSTTSGVSLLSDLDTTMPKLQRTYALSGALVYCYKFCDHYLGSKEITPYGMTFTVLPPKAPYTFQALSLREVPGKGTFVETYDTPLQRPRGMMATPWLEPAEFSVLFEEVLPEYCVELVQHDLRNGLERTKQLCVARTDLPPEGGVTLDMQLHICVEPPENAELAKRWCKLNPQAVKCQYLYGDAGPNDAGDAGSNTDASPSNDAASPADSSSCSCRTPSREPDGVPHAALLLLLALGARRWRRRRA, from the coding sequence ATGACTCCGCTCCGCTCTCGCCTGACCCTCGCGGCCGGCAGTGCCTTGGCCTTCGGCCTCGTGCTGGCGTCGCCGCCGATGGTGTCGACGGCCGACGGGTGCGCGGGCGGTGGGGCGGTGGAAGCCTGGAACAGTGCCGAGTATGCGCCGGGCACCGTGCTGCCGACGGACGGGCTCGTGGTGATTCGCGGCCATCGCAACTCCCTGGCGGTAGCCAGTGCGCCGATGACCGTCACCGTCACGGATTCGTCCGCGCAGCCCGTCCCAGGCTCCCTGTCTATGGAAGCGGTAGAGCCAAACCGTGGCTATGCGGTCTGGCGACCTGCCGCACCACTGCAGGCCGGGGCCAGCTACACCGTGGCGTGGCACTTCGAGCAGCCCTACACCGATGTCGACGACAGCGCGTCGTTTTCGACGACGAGCGGGGTGTCCCTGCTGAGTGATCTTGACACCACGATGCCGAAGCTGCAGCGCACGTATGCGCTCAGCGGGGCGCTGGTCTATTGCTACAAGTTCTGCGATCACTACCTTGGCTCGAAGGAAATCACACCGTACGGCATGACCTTCACTGTCTTGCCACCGAAGGCCCCGTACACCTTTCAAGCGCTGTCGCTGCGTGAAGTGCCGGGCAAGGGCACCTTTGTCGAGACCTACGACACTCCCCTCCAACGGCCACGCGGAATGATGGCCACTCCTTGGCTGGAACCGGCGGAATTCTCTGTCTTGTTCGAAGAGGTGCTGCCCGAGTACTGCGTAGAGCTCGTGCAACATGACCTGCGCAATGGCCTGGAGCGGACCAAGCAGCTCTGCGTGGCGCGAACTGACCTGCCGCCTGAGGGCGGCGTGACCCTCGACATGCAACTTCATATTTGCGTGGAACCGCCGGAGAACGCTGAACTCGCCAAGCGCTGGTGCAAGCTCAATCCGCAAGCGGTGAAGTGCCAGTATCTGTATGGCGATGCGGGCCCGAACGACGCCGGCGACGCTGGCAGCAACACGGACGCCTCGCCCTCCAACGATGCGGCATCGCCTGCCGACTCGAGTAGCTGCAGTTGCCGCACCCCGTCGCGCGAGCCCGACGGCGTTCCACACGCCGCGCTGCTGCTCCTGCTCGCGCTCGGCGCGCGCCGATGGCGACGGCGTCGCGCGTAG
- a CDS encoding protein kinase yields MTSRGKDLADRARGRLGRVLREKWTLDELLGLGGMAAVYSATHRNGNRVAIKILEPEAATVKDVRTRFLREGYLANQVEHTGAVSIQDDDVDEDGTPFLVMELLDGQSLDSRWQEERKLPWQDVLLIAHGILDVLAAAQEKGIVHRDLKPGNVFIERDGSVKVLDFGIARLAQGDFQPGNTGYDTALGTPGFISPEQARGRWDQVDGKSDLFSVGATMFALLTGRHVHEAETANEQFALSMTERAPALAEIEPELPPAVCAVVDRALQYDKQDRWQDARAMMLAVAEVYHELTGDELRPAPRKRSIPVRQARDVSLDAPTVAADTTHDRKTTTRPVSHGDVREPRSRMPILAVALLLLVGVLGFVFVRSQDQSPDAAASSRRDAASQAMASRATAPQAAPAELESAQPAVESAASASTAPEASIPAERAELPRAAKPRDPSPKPAVAPVKPPSSASSAVKTEVDIFTRRK; encoded by the coding sequence ATGACCTCTCGCGGCAAAGACCTGGCCGATCGGGCGCGGGGACGCCTCGGCCGAGTGCTACGCGAGAAGTGGACCCTGGATGAACTCCTGGGTCTGGGCGGAATGGCAGCTGTCTACTCTGCCACACACCGCAATGGCAACCGCGTCGCGATCAAGATCCTCGAACCGGAAGCTGCGACCGTCAAGGATGTGCGCACGCGATTCCTGCGTGAGGGCTATCTCGCCAACCAGGTAGAGCACACCGGCGCGGTGTCGATTCAGGACGACGACGTCGATGAGGACGGCACCCCTTTCTTGGTGATGGAGTTGCTGGACGGCCAAAGCCTGGACTCCCGCTGGCAAGAGGAGCGCAAGCTGCCGTGGCAAGACGTGTTGTTGATCGCCCACGGTATCTTGGACGTGCTCGCTGCTGCCCAGGAGAAGGGCATCGTGCATCGCGATCTCAAGCCCGGCAACGTGTTCATCGAACGGGACGGTTCGGTCAAGGTGTTGGACTTCGGTATCGCGCGTCTGGCTCAAGGGGATTTCCAACCAGGGAACACGGGCTATGACACGGCGCTGGGGACACCGGGGTTCATCTCGCCGGAGCAGGCGCGTGGTCGTTGGGACCAGGTAGACGGCAAGAGCGATCTGTTCTCGGTTGGTGCGACGATGTTCGCCCTGCTCACCGGACGACACGTGCACGAGGCAGAGACCGCGAACGAGCAGTTCGCCTTGTCGATGACCGAGCGTGCGCCCGCCCTCGCGGAGATCGAGCCTGAACTGCCACCAGCCGTTTGCGCAGTCGTCGACCGTGCCCTGCAGTACGACAAGCAGGATCGCTGGCAGGACGCCCGCGCGATGATGCTCGCCGTCGCAGAGGTGTATCACGAGCTGACGGGCGACGAGCTGCGACCTGCGCCTCGCAAGCGGTCCATCCCCGTCCGTCAGGCCCGGGATGTGTCGCTGGACGCACCGACCGTCGCGGCCGACACCACTCACGACCGGAAGACGACGACTCGCCCCGTCTCCCACGGCGACGTCCGAGAACCCAGGTCGCGAATGCCCATCCTGGCGGTTGCGCTGCTTTTACTGGTGGGTGTGCTCGGGTTCGTCTTCGTCCGCAGCCAAGACCAAAGCCCCGATGCCGCCGCCAGCTCGCGAAGGGACGCGGCCTCCCAGGCCATGGCCTCGCGGGCCACCGCTCCGCAGGCTGCGCCGGCGGAACTGGAGTCCGCGCAGCCGGCCGTCGAATCTGCCGCCTCGGCATCGACCGCACCTGAAGCGTCAATCCCCGCGGAACGCGCGGAGCTTCCACGCGCCGCCAAGCCCCGGGATCCATCGCCCAAGCCGGCCGTCGCGCCGGTCAAACCGCCTTCGAGCGCAAGTTCTGCCGTGAAGACCGAGGTCGATATCTTCACGCGACGGAAATAG
- a CDS encoding EAL domain-containing protein — translation MARPRMRWTFSADDVGTLLEGGETPSSRSTRDIKADDLDVLFQPIVDFQNGTQWAVEALVRCKWPEYQNPTLLFEAAEREQSCGRLGRPIREVAIQRAAGQRLFLNIHPGELSSRWLVRPDDPITYHEGELYLEITESAAFEYFDLCRSVLREVCLRTSAYLVVDDLGAGHSNLRRILDLEPAVVKLDRELVREVDKNQRQFRLLQAVVELCTDMGARVVCEGIETLDELKAARDSGAHYAQGYLLARPAFPAPPVHWPL, via the coding sequence ATGGCTCGCCCCCGCATGCGCTGGACCTTTTCGGCCGACGACGTCGGCACCCTGCTGGAGGGAGGCGAAACCCCGAGCTCACGCAGTACGCGGGACATCAAGGCAGACGACCTGGACGTACTGTTCCAGCCCATCGTCGACTTTCAGAACGGAACACAGTGGGCCGTGGAGGCGCTCGTTCGCTGCAAGTGGCCCGAGTACCAGAATCCCACGCTGCTGTTCGAGGCAGCGGAGCGCGAGCAGTCGTGCGGCCGCTTGGGACGCCCCATCCGCGAGGTTGCCATTCAGCGCGCCGCGGGGCAGCGCCTGTTTTTGAACATTCACCCTGGTGAACTCAGCTCGCGCTGGCTGGTGCGCCCCGACGATCCAATCACCTATCACGAGGGTGAGCTGTACTTGGAGATAACCGAATCTGCAGCGTTCGAGTACTTCGACCTCTGTCGCAGCGTCCTGCGTGAAGTGTGCCTCCGAACCTCGGCGTACTTGGTCGTCGACGATTTGGGCGCAGGGCATTCGAACTTGCGGCGGATCCTCGATCTGGAGCCTGCGGTCGTGAAGTTGGATCGAGAGCTCGTACGGGAGGTGGACAAGAATCAGCGTCAGTTCCGCCTGCTGCAGGCCGTGGTGGAGTTGTGCACCGACATGGGCGCACGAGTCGTGTGTGAGGGCATCGAGACTCTCGATGAGCTCAAAGCAGCTCGCGACAGCGGTGCGCATTACGCTCAGGGCTATCTGCTTGCCCGCCCCGCATTCCCTGCGCCCCCGGTGCACTGGCCGCTCTAG
- a CDS encoding TldD/PmbA family protein yields the protein MNADEVTEVLTRALARAGHKDADAMAVHQERGFARFADGCLSQHMALEEPRVHVRVMRERRVAEVSTSSLDEDSVVSALTRAETLASAMPVDEEFGGFPAANSPSATASTAAPAHDPRERVDALTDPIARIQAKGMHATGALETRRTTHVVVNTQGLRRAHSSSFANFRIWALESAGGRGASGFAQRVGRSLQDLDLSSATDEALESAIRSKAPKALGPGHYDVVLAPDAVAELFEWMSFIAFGAETVHQGTSPLADRFGEPVSGPQLTVREEPASPLSFATPFDREGTLRERVELIECGVARGFVTDRRWAPRFGRQSTGHAPWPSLLDSGAPEPSALVVAPGKDTDAELLSRVKRGLYIRRLHYVNGLLETRRAVMTGLSRDGTFWVENGKLQHAVHPLRFTDSILEAFARDAALGKELSIIPPRWSDGASVATPAVFLPALHFTGVSSAS from the coding sequence GTGAACGCCGACGAGGTCACGGAAGTCCTCACTCGTGCGCTGGCGCGCGCCGGCCACAAAGACGCGGATGCGATGGCCGTCCACCAGGAACGCGGGTTCGCACGTTTCGCCGACGGCTGTCTCTCGCAGCACATGGCCTTGGAAGAACCGCGCGTCCACGTGCGCGTCATGCGCGAGCGGCGCGTGGCGGAAGTCAGCACGAGCAGCCTGGACGAAGATAGCGTGGTCAGCGCCCTCACACGCGCCGAGACGCTAGCGAGCGCCATGCCCGTCGACGAGGAATTCGGCGGTTTCCCGGCAGCCAACAGCCCGTCCGCCACCGCCTCCACCGCGGCCCCGGCGCACGATCCCCGCGAGCGTGTCGATGCGCTGACGGATCCCATCGCGCGGATTCAAGCGAAGGGCATGCATGCCACGGGTGCACTGGAGACGCGGCGCACGACCCATGTCGTGGTGAACACGCAAGGCCTTCGACGAGCGCACTCGTCCAGCTTTGCGAACTTCCGGATCTGGGCGCTGGAAAGCGCGGGGGGTAGAGGAGCGTCGGGGTTCGCGCAACGCGTGGGTCGCTCGTTGCAGGACCTGGACCTGAGCAGCGCCACGGACGAGGCCCTGGAAAGCGCCATCCGCTCGAAGGCGCCCAAGGCGCTCGGGCCTGGGCACTACGACGTCGTACTGGCCCCAGACGCGGTAGCCGAACTGTTCGAGTGGATGTCGTTCATCGCCTTTGGCGCCGAGACCGTGCACCAGGGGACGAGCCCCCTGGCAGATCGTTTCGGCGAACCCGTCAGTGGCCCCCAGCTGACCGTGCGCGAGGAGCCAGCAAGTCCTCTGTCCTTCGCGACCCCCTTCGACCGCGAGGGCACCCTGCGCGAGCGCGTGGAGCTGATCGAGTGCGGCGTGGCTCGCGGTTTCGTCACGGACCGACGCTGGGCGCCGCGTTTCGGTCGCCAGTCGACAGGCCACGCCCCGTGGCCTTCGCTGCTGGACTCGGGGGCGCCCGAACCCTCGGCATTGGTGGTGGCTCCCGGAAAGGACACCGACGCCGAGCTGCTCTCACGTGTGAAGCGCGGCCTGTACATCCGCCGACTCCACTACGTGAACGGGCTCTTGGAGACCCGGCGTGCCGTGATGACCGGGCTCTCCCGGGACGGCACTTTCTGGGTGGAAAACGGCAAGTTGCAGCATGCCGTTCACCCGCTGCGTTTCACCGACAGCATTCTCGAGGCGTTTGCCCGCGACGCAGCACTGGGCAAGGAGCTCAGCATCATTCCTCCACGCTGGTCCGACGGCGCATCCGTCGCCACGCCCGCTGTTTTCCTGCCGGCACTGCATTTCACGGGTGTGAGCAGCGCGAGCTGA
- a CDS encoding TldD/PmbA family protein, with amino-acid sequence MPIVPGLDAVLQGIARTARERLGVQYAELRFVDSETERLRIRNGVPEFLGTRTERGVGVRVLHSGAWGFACTHRVDEGSLWSAVERAVEIGRESARILHAPVDFPPREAQRGRYQTPLTEDPFTVSLERKFADLESAERILRGNGAPVRASEAWMTWTRIAKLLFTSEGSELEQDFVYGDVGMLLVAVSSGGRSQRRSFPSVPGASGFQGGYERVAALELADRAHSLRSEALELLDASECPGGRRDVILATDQLALQIHESCGHPTELDRALGQEITLAGGSFLQPTQLGRLRYGSEIVTLNADSTTRGGMGTFGWDDEATPARCAPLVQEGLFVDYLSSRETSVAIGRESTATVRAESWNRLPMIRMVNVSLAPRSGSLEDLIADTKDGILFQSNQSWSIDDMRLNFQFSTELAWEIKQGKRTRLLRDARYTGITPEFWGSCDAICGPEEFELCGFSNCGKGDPVQIMHVGHGTAPARFRAVEVGHT; translated from the coding sequence ATGCCAATCGTCCCCGGTCTGGACGCCGTTCTACAGGGCATTGCCCGCACGGCGCGCGAACGCCTGGGAGTCCAATACGCGGAACTGCGCTTCGTCGACAGCGAAACCGAGCGCTTGCGAATTCGCAATGGGGTACCGGAGTTCTTGGGGACTCGGACCGAGCGTGGGGTCGGAGTGCGCGTGCTGCACTCGGGAGCTTGGGGGTTCGCCTGCACCCACCGCGTGGACGAGGGCAGTCTGTGGTCGGCCGTCGAGCGCGCGGTCGAAATCGGACGCGAGAGTGCTCGCATCCTGCACGCCCCGGTCGATTTTCCACCTCGAGAGGCGCAACGTGGTCGGTATCAGACGCCGCTGACCGAAGACCCCTTCACGGTGTCCTTGGAGCGCAAGTTCGCTGATTTGGAGAGTGCCGAGCGTATCCTGCGCGGCAACGGTGCACCGGTTCGCGCCAGCGAAGCGTGGATGACCTGGACCCGCATCGCGAAGCTGCTGTTCACCAGCGAGGGCAGCGAGCTCGAACAAGACTTCGTCTATGGCGACGTCGGAATGCTGTTGGTGGCGGTATCGAGCGGTGGGCGGAGTCAGCGTCGCTCCTTTCCGTCCGTGCCCGGCGCCTCGGGTTTTCAAGGCGGGTATGAGCGCGTGGCCGCTTTGGAACTGGCGGATCGCGCGCATTCGCTGCGAAGCGAGGCCTTGGAGCTACTCGATGCCAGCGAGTGTCCCGGTGGTCGGCGCGACGTCATCTTGGCGACGGACCAACTGGCTCTGCAGATCCACGAATCCTGCGGACATCCAACGGAGTTGGACCGGGCCTTGGGACAGGAAATCACGCTGGCAGGGGGCTCTTTCCTGCAACCGACGCAATTGGGCCGCCTGCGCTACGGCTCCGAGATCGTCACCTTGAATGCCGATTCCACCACACGCGGGGGCATGGGCACCTTCGGCTGGGACGACGAGGCAACGCCTGCGCGCTGCGCTCCCTTGGTGCAGGAGGGACTGTTCGTCGACTACCTTTCGTCGCGCGAAACGAGCGTCGCCATCGGACGAGAGTCGACGGCAACGGTACGGGCGGAGAGTTGGAATCGGCTGCCCATGATCCGCATGGTGAACGTATCCTTGGCGCCCCGCTCCGGAAGTCTGGAAGACCTGATCGCCGATACGAAGGACGGCATTCTGTTCCAATCCAACCAGAGCTGGAGCATCGACGACATGCGGCTCAACTTTCAGTTTTCCACGGAGTTGGCCTGGGAGATCAAGCAGGGCAAGCGCACCCGTCTGCTACGCGACGCCCGCTACACGGGCATCACCCCCGAGTTCTGGGGCTCCTGCGACGCGATCTGCGGCCCCGAAGAGTTCGAGCTCTGCGGATTCTCCAACTGCGGCAAGGGCGACCCAGTTCAGATCATGCATGTCGGCCATGGCACGGCACCCGCGCGCTTCCGCGCGGTGGAAGTGGGACACACGTGA
- a CDS encoding GNAT family N-acetyltransferase has translation MPAPPSDPSELDSSPSPVLLQGSRIQLLQPPPTRAKAVLRYYWENRTHLAPWSPPHPPGYYSEEFWRHRLAANRAEYLEDRSLRLLVASLEDDSIIGNVGFTEIRRGALQACCLGYSVAATCEGKGFISEALSLAIPFVFERLALHRIEAAYVPHNRRSARVLERLGFAVEGYAHQYLYIAGEWRDHVLTSLTNPNLSEPGAATR, from the coding sequence ATGCCTGCTCCGCCGAGCGACCCCAGCGAGCTCGATTCGAGCCCATCCCCGGTGCTGCTCCAAGGCTCGCGCATCCAACTGCTGCAGCCGCCCCCGACGCGGGCCAAGGCAGTGCTCCGCTACTACTGGGAGAACAGGACCCATCTTGCGCCCTGGTCTCCGCCCCACCCACCGGGCTACTACAGCGAGGAATTCTGGCGGCATCGACTGGCCGCCAATCGCGCCGAGTACCTCGAGGACCGATCCTTGCGCTTGCTCGTGGCGTCCCTCGAGGACGACAGCATCATCGGCAACGTGGGCTTCACCGAGATTCGCCGCGGCGCGTTGCAGGCCTGCTGCCTGGGCTACAGCGTCGCAGCAACATGCGAAGGCAAAGGCTTCATCTCGGAAGCCTTGAGTCTCGCCATTCCCTTCGTGTTCGAACGGCTGGCGCTGCATCGTATCGAGGCAGCCTACGTGCCTCACAACCGACGGTCCGCGCGGGTCCTGGAACGACTCGGCTTCGCCGTCGAAGGCTATGCGCACCAGTATCTCTACATCGCGGGGGAGTGGCGCGATCACGTTCTCACCTCGCTGACGAATCCGAACCTATCAGAGCCGGGCGCCGCGACGCGCTGA
- a CDS encoding AgmX/PglI C-terminal domain-containing protein, producing MAQHRIDPSVFTSPPSNNPFRPRIVTPLSNDEEATFAMVQSGPPVVASEVERADADAVEVTVCWGTTVLCVRHLEAGATFRLGNADADFVTPEGLLPSSGHELIAMRQGVPTLVVPSGAAVSVKGEPALANVTELPLSSGTSCRLELGNLSFRVAAVAAGKRTARRVFGGDHHTAASFGITALVCGALMGTLAYFVPPLGLTEDDSAAQDRMYAIQQYLASASERERERVQDRLDEGEFQSGSNETAAAAAGESGKMGKVGAAPKNRRAGIEGPKDNADPHMAREKALRDARSFGMIGLLSAEQGSTGPTVPWGRSEASGTDDMSADGNMWGDTLGESGGSGGLGLSGIGSGGGDRGESVGLLGIGTCGSAVCAGLTHGFGNSVGRQAMGHKTSVPQMRMGTTTVSSGTLPADVIQRVVRQNYGRFRMCYENGLRSNPNLAGRVAVRFVISRDGAVTNASNAGSDLPDSSVVGCVVGAYYGLSFPAPKDGIVTVNYPIQFSPG from the coding sequence ATGGCCCAGCATCGTATCGATCCGTCCGTCTTCACTTCACCCCCGTCGAACAACCCGTTCCGCCCGCGGATCGTGACGCCGCTGTCCAACGACGAAGAGGCAACCTTCGCCATGGTGCAGTCGGGGCCGCCGGTCGTCGCCAGCGAGGTCGAGCGTGCGGACGCCGACGCAGTCGAAGTCACCGTGTGCTGGGGAACGACCGTTCTCTGCGTGCGCCACCTCGAAGCGGGGGCAACCTTTCGTCTGGGCAACGCCGACGCTGACTTCGTGACGCCCGAAGGCCTGTTGCCCAGCAGCGGCCACGAACTGATCGCGATGCGCCAAGGTGTTCCCACTCTCGTCGTTCCGTCAGGCGCTGCAGTGAGCGTCAAAGGCGAGCCCGCCCTAGCGAACGTCACGGAGCTTCCTCTCAGCAGCGGCACTAGCTGTCGTCTGGAGCTCGGCAACCTGAGCTTTCGTGTCGCAGCGGTCGCCGCTGGCAAGCGCACGGCCCGCCGCGTGTTCGGCGGTGACCATCACACCGCGGCGAGCTTTGGCATCACCGCCCTGGTGTGCGGTGCTCTGATGGGAACCCTCGCCTACTTCGTGCCACCCCTCGGCCTCACCGAGGACGACAGCGCGGCTCAGGACCGAATGTACGCCATCCAGCAGTACCTGGCGTCCGCGTCGGAGCGTGAACGCGAGCGTGTGCAGGACCGCTTGGACGAGGGTGAGTTCCAGTCTGGTTCCAACGAGACTGCCGCCGCCGCCGCAGGTGAGTCCGGCAAGATGGGCAAGGTCGGCGCCGCTCCAAAGAATCGCCGCGCGGGCATCGAGGGCCCCAAGGACAACGCTGACCCGCATATGGCGCGGGAGAAGGCGCTGCGTGACGCGCGTAGCTTCGGCATGATTGGCCTGCTGAGCGCGGAACAAGGCAGCACCGGGCCCACGGTGCCGTGGGGCCGCAGCGAAGCCAGCGGCACCGACGACATGAGCGCCGACGGCAACATGTGGGGTGACACCCTGGGCGAGAGTGGCGGTTCCGGTGGCTTGGGGCTGAGTGGTATCGGCTCCGGAGGCGGCGACCGTGGCGAGAGCGTGGGCTTGCTGGGCATCGGCACCTGCGGCTCAGCGGTGTGTGCCGGACTGACTCATGGTTTCGGCAACTCCGTGGGACGACAAGCCATGGGCCACAAGACCAGTGTGCCGCAGATGCGCATGGGAACGACTACCGTTTCCAGTGGGACGTTGCCCGCCGACGTCATTCAGCGTGTCGTGCGACAGAACTATGGTCGCTTCCGCATGTGCTACGAGAACGGTCTGCGCAGCAATCCCAACCTGGCCGGACGCGTCGCGGTACGCTTTGTCATCAGCCGCGACGGTGCCGTGACCAACGCCTCCAACGCGGGGAGCGACCTTCCGGATAGCAGCGTGGTGGGCTGTGTGGTCGGGGCGTACTACGGGCTCTCCTTCCCAGCTCCCAAGGACGGCATCGTCACCGTCAACTACCCGATCCAGTTCTCTCCTGGCTGA